A genomic stretch from Shewanella woodyi ATCC 51908 includes:
- a CDS encoding SMP-30/gluconolactonase/LRE family protein, with the protein MKGVSFLSCIALLLLSPMGTLLADQRHSEDWVKDQVFTSGVEGPAVNSKGELFAVNFAKEGTIGKVTAQHKASHFMTLPEGSVGNGIRFDKQDNMYIADYAGHNILRVDAGTEVAYVFSHQPKMNQPNDIAMMDSGILFASDPNWSNSSGQLWRIDTDGVTQLLESDMGTTNGVEVSPDNKRLYVNESVQRKVWVYDLNMQGEISNKRLLIEFADHGLDGMRTDIHGNLYIARYGAGVVAVVSASGELLEEIRLKGQHPTNVAFGGEDGHSLFITMQKRGAIEHVRVKYAGRTFM; encoded by the coding sequence ATGAAAGGCGTCAGTTTTCTAAGCTGCATAGCATTGTTGTTATTGAGTCCAATGGGCACACTCTTAGCGGATCAACGTCATAGTGAAGACTGGGTTAAAGATCAGGTTTTTACTTCTGGTGTTGAGGGGCCAGCAGTAAATAGCAAGGGGGAGCTATTTGCGGTTAATTTCGCCAAAGAGGGGACAATAGGCAAGGTGACGGCTCAGCACAAAGCTTCACACTTTATGACTTTACCCGAAGGCTCAGTGGGTAATGGGATCCGCTTTGATAAACAAGATAATATGTATATAGCCGATTATGCGGGCCATAACATTCTAAGAGTGGACGCTGGCACTGAGGTCGCTTACGTTTTCTCCCATCAGCCAAAGATGAATCAACCTAATGATATTGCAATGATGGATTCAGGTATTCTCTTTGCCAGTGATCCTAATTGGTCGAATAGTTCTGGTCAGTTATGGCGTATTGACACCGATGGAGTGACTCAACTGTTAGAGTCTGACATGGGCACAACAAATGGTGTTGAAGTGAGCCCAGATAATAAAAGGCTCTATGTGAATGAAAGTGTTCAACGAAAAGTCTGGGTGTATGATCTAAATATGCAAGGTGAGATCAGCAATAAACGCTTGTTGATTGAGTTTGCAGATCATGGCTTGGATGGAATGCGCACCGATATCCACGGCAATTTATACATTGCCCGTTATGGAGCCGGTGTTGTTGCTGTTGTCTCTGCGAGTGGCGAACTGCTTGAAGAGATCAGACTTAAGGGACAGCATCCGACTAATGTCGCATTTGGTGGAGAGGATGGACATAGCTTGTTTATCACGATGCAAAAACGTGGGGCTATAGAACATGTTCGTGTTAAATATGCCGGTAGAACTTTTATGTGA
- a CDS encoding TonB-dependent receptor translates to MSNITIRNYIKGLEMRRTNFKKSVLATSIAVVLTSSSPSLAIAAEETNADDNIEIIEVTGIRASSKASINQKRFATSQVDGITAEDIGKLPDVTIADSLQRITGVQITRSAGEGGTIAIRGLPQVGTTMNGEVFLSATTIDTSGANFGDLPAQLFSGLEVFKSAEASRSAKGISGSVDLKTRRPFDMDTGWTFNAAAEASQGSISEETDPNFNGLVSFNNDKFGVLFSAAKQQATLATDYNGYFDTSEDGGIGAANNSHTWGAGPNSGDIRHVVPQGFAAFNKQEERDRDAFQLSVQADLGEGFTLTADAFYSKQERFNNRSGFSQNNRWQSFNDYAFPSDGFTDDAPFTDDDGNEWRGVNAFDMKSYRMQSFTQVNINEEESQNYNLQLDYDNGGALTGGVRMTRAKAEASMRHAYGEGDILSIDQGTLVTGPGGLAPASYCNNGEEIVGDQGGCFAQYSQGIQDQFMLNYDARGEHPHFSGFNQMVNGGKGMRSVGDYMSDLDSYHVGAFSSEGNTDDVGEINTFSTAWNYAFDDMPFITSVDFGVRYEERKVDHDQFTYTSEFGGGCDIAQWKAVDQFYGDECVGVDGAGEMVDGEWTPYTLLAPTRLDEHTSVSYQTDFGNVTGIPGVWVIDPENFRDPRQFQKDVFGNVQRVENAGRTYDVNLNEFSYFLQANFEEGIFSGNFGVKVVETEQYVKQNLVGPSLPHSGLNPDIGDVVTERDYTDVLPSINVAAAVTDDVILRAAYAKNMMPLNLGALGGGKSVGKVFNEECGCLRVVEGSLAGSPDLDPWRSTNYSVSAEWYNGDASMMFISAFNIDIESFVGSGTVMIDEPDDDGVKRGPWPFSTPVQAEGGSIKGLELGARVAFDDFIDVPVLSNFGLDANYTYSDSTQDSDLAKDVYGSDLPFPGMSEDTYNFVLWYEQEDFSTRLAWNSVSPRLITTGGAGVGGQTLYQDTYSQLDFSATYNLNEMFSFYVYGSNILEEYQQTYLENSSQKAFQNVYEARWTLGARMTF, encoded by the coding sequence ATGAGTAACATAACGATAAGAAATTATATTAAGGGACTTGAAATGCGACGTACTAATTTTAAGAAAAGCGTTCTAGCAACGAGTATTGCCGTTGTTTTGACCAGTAGCTCACCTTCGCTTGCGATTGCTGCCGAAGAGACTAATGCTGATGATAATATTGAGATCATTGAAGTTACTGGTATTCGAGCCAGTTCTAAAGCCAGCATAAACCAAAAACGTTTTGCCACATCGCAAGTTGATGGCATCACAGCGGAAGATATCGGTAAACTACCAGATGTCACCATTGCTGATTCACTGCAACGTATTACTGGTGTTCAGATCACCCGCTCTGCTGGTGAAGGCGGTACGATAGCCATTCGTGGTTTGCCTCAAGTTGGCACCACAATGAATGGTGAGGTTTTCTTAAGTGCGACGACCATCGACACCTCTGGCGCTAACTTTGGCGACCTTCCTGCACAGCTTTTCTCTGGTCTTGAAGTATTTAAGAGTGCTGAAGCTAGCCGCAGTGCTAAAGGTATCTCAGGCTCTGTAGATCTAAAAACACGTCGTCCTTTCGATATGGATACAGGCTGGACTTTTAATGCCGCAGCTGAAGCGAGTCAAGGTTCAATCAGTGAAGAGACAGATCCTAATTTCAATGGGCTTGTTAGCTTCAATAATGACAAGTTTGGTGTGCTATTTTCTGCAGCAAAGCAGCAAGCGACGCTAGCCACAGATTATAATGGATATTTTGATACCTCTGAAGATGGTGGTATCGGTGCAGCAAATAACAGTCACACTTGGGGCGCTGGTCCTAACAGTGGTGATATTCGCCACGTTGTACCACAAGGCTTTGCTGCATTTAATAAGCAGGAGGAGCGCGACCGTGATGCGTTCCAGCTCTCTGTTCAAGCAGACTTAGGTGAAGGCTTCACCTTAACGGCTGATGCGTTCTACTCTAAGCAGGAACGCTTTAATAATCGTAGTGGTTTCTCGCAAAATAACCGCTGGCAGTCATTCAATGACTATGCCTTCCCAAGCGATGGTTTTACCGACGATGCTCCTTTTACCGATGATGATGGCAATGAGTGGCGTGGCGTTAATGCGTTCGATATGAAGTCTTACCGTATGCAGTCGTTTACTCAGGTTAATATCAATGAAGAGGAGTCGCAGAACTACAACCTGCAGCTTGATTACGACAATGGCGGAGCGCTTACAGGTGGCGTGCGTATGACACGCGCTAAAGCTGAAGCTTCAATGCGTCACGCTTATGGTGAAGGTGATATCTTAAGCATTGACCAAGGAACACTTGTTACCGGTCCTGGTGGTCTTGCACCTGCCAGTTACTGTAATAATGGCGAAGAGATTGTGGGCGACCAAGGTGGATGTTTCGCACAATACTCTCAAGGCATTCAAGATCAGTTTATGCTGAACTATGATGCTCGCGGTGAGCATCCTCACTTCTCCGGTTTTAACCAGATGGTTAATGGCGGTAAAGGGATGCGCTCTGTAGGTGACTATATGTCAGACCTCGACTCCTACCATGTTGGTGCGTTCTCCTCTGAAGGTAATACCGATGATGTTGGTGAGATCAACACCTTTAGTACTGCTTGGAACTACGCGTTTGATGATATGCCATTTATCACGAGTGTTGATTTCGGTGTTCGTTATGAAGAGCGTAAGGTCGACCATGACCAATTTACCTATACCTCTGAATTTGGTGGTGGGTGTGATATTGCACAGTGGAAAGCCGTTGACCAATTCTATGGTGATGAGTGTGTCGGTGTAGATGGCGCTGGTGAGATGGTAGATGGTGAATGGACACCTTATACACTACTTGCACCGACCCGTCTTGATGAGCACACAAGTGTTTCATACCAGACTGATTTTGGTAATGTCACAGGTATTCCAGGTGTTTGGGTGATAGATCCTGAGAACTTCCGCGACCCACGTCAGTTCCAAAAAGATGTGTTTGGTAATGTTCAGCGAGTTGAAAATGCTGGTCGTACCTACGATGTTAACCTAAATGAGTTTAGCTACTTCCTACAGGCTAACTTTGAAGAGGGGATCTTCAGCGGTAACTTCGGTGTGAAAGTGGTGGAAACTGAGCAGTATGTTAAGCAGAACTTAGTTGGGCCTAGCTTACCCCACTCAGGTTTGAACCCAGATATCGGAGATGTGGTTACTGAGCGTGATTATACCGATGTATTGCCATCGATTAACGTTGCTGCAGCGGTTACTGATGATGTGATTTTGCGTGCTGCCTACGCGAAAAACATGATGCCGCTTAATTTAGGTGCACTTGGTGGCGGTAAATCTGTCGGTAAGGTATTTAATGAAGAGTGTGGTTGTTTACGTGTTGTAGAGGGCAGCTTAGCGGGTAGCCCAGATCTAGACCCTTGGCGCTCAACCAACTACTCAGTATCGGCTGAGTGGTATAACGGCGATGCCTCTATGATGTTTATCTCAGCCTTTAACATCGACATTGAGAGCTTTGTTGGTTCTGGTACTGTGATGATCGATGAGCCTGATGATGATGGTGTTAAACGTGGTCCTTGGCCTTTTTCTACACCAGTACAAGCTGAAGGCGGAAGCATTAAAGGGCTAGAGCTTGGTGCTCGTGTGGCTTTTGATGATTTCATCGATGTACCAGTACTATCTAACTTTGGTCTAGATGCTAACTATACCTACTCAGATAGTACCCAAGACAGTGATCTTGCAAAAGATGTCTATGGTAGTGACTTACCTTTCCCTGGCATGTCAGAAGATACCTACAACTTTGTACTTTGGTATGAACAGGAGGACTTCTCTACACGTCTGGCTTGGAACTCAGTTAGCCCACGTTTAATCACAACTGGCGGTGCTGGTGTTGGTGGACAAACTCTGTATCAAGATACTTACTCACAACTTGATTTCAGTGCAACGTACAACCTGAATGAGATGTTTAGCTTCTATGTTTATGGTTCTAATATTCTTGAAGAGTATCAGCAAACTTACCTAGAAAACTCATCTCAAAAGGCGTTCCAGAATGTCTATGAAGCGCGTTGGACATTAGGTGCCCGCATGACATTCTAA
- a CDS encoding tryptophan halogenase family protein, whose amino-acid sequence MTPESIKKFVIVGGGTAGWIAAATLGNIFRHSEVEIELVESDDIGVIGVGEATIPPLLTILESLGIDLVDFIKHTQASFKLGIQFDDWHTIGEGYFHPFGTLGRSIDGHDFFQCWLKSKAEGDDTPLMAHSPEAVLAQQGRFFLPFEAQGTPLASTTFALHLDAVLAGKYLRKFAEKSGVKRTEGLVESVSRSDKGLIKSVTLQSGVEIAGDFFIDCSGFKGLLIEEALETGYEDWSEFLPCNRAVTVQTENMGDTTPYTIATARAAGWTWRIPLQHRTGNGYVFCDKYCSDEEAIETLLSSIEGQPLTEPRVIPFTTGVRHKAWNQNCLALGLAQGFLEPLESTAIHLVSKSLALFVRLFPTAECDTQLSDEFNRRVRQDYEEIRDFLVLHYCTTQRDDTPFWRWCQQMELPVKLKAKLDLFKVHGGLIPGTEELFQPTSWYAVFDGMGVEPVGYNPTLDAIDYHKLKQSLHSGKTAIQTSAATQPSHDEFLRTYCPAPKI is encoded by the coding sequence ATGACCCCAGAATCTATTAAAAAATTTGTCATTGTTGGTGGCGGAACAGCGGGTTGGATTGCGGCAGCGACACTAGGAAATATTTTTCGTCACTCAGAGGTTGAGATTGAGTTAGTCGAGTCTGATGATATCGGTGTTATTGGAGTAGGAGAGGCGACCATTCCCCCTTTGCTGACGATTTTAGAGAGCTTAGGGATCGATCTGGTCGACTTTATTAAACACACTCAAGCGAGTTTTAAGCTAGGAATACAGTTCGATGATTGGCACACTATCGGTGAGGGGTATTTTCACCCTTTTGGTACGCTTGGCCGCTCAATCGATGGCCATGACTTTTTCCAGTGCTGGCTAAAATCAAAAGCAGAGGGTGATGATACCCCATTAATGGCTCACTCTCCCGAGGCAGTACTTGCCCAGCAAGGGCGTTTTTTCCTGCCCTTTGAAGCTCAAGGAACTCCGCTGGCTTCTACGACATTTGCTCTGCATTTAGATGCGGTTCTGGCTGGGAAGTATTTACGAAAATTTGCAGAAAAATCAGGAGTAAAGCGTACAGAAGGCTTAGTCGAATCTGTGTCCAGAAGTGATAAAGGCTTAATCAAGAGTGTGACGCTACAAAGCGGCGTTGAGATCGCTGGAGATTTCTTTATCGACTGTAGTGGTTTTAAGGGCTTGCTGATCGAGGAGGCGTTAGAAACTGGCTATGAAGATTGGTCTGAATTTCTTCCCTGCAATAGAGCTGTAACGGTTCAAACTGAGAATATGGGTGATACCACCCCTTACACCATAGCGACAGCCAGAGCAGCGGGGTGGACGTGGCGAATTCCACTGCAACACAGAACCGGAAATGGTTATGTATTTTGTGATAAATATTGCAGTGATGAGGAAGCGATAGAGACTCTGCTTAGTTCGATAGAGGGGCAGCCGCTTACTGAGCCTAGAGTTATCCCCTTTACCACAGGAGTTCGCCATAAAGCGTGGAATCAAAATTGTTTAGCATTAGGTCTAGCGCAAGGGTTTCTTGAACCTTTGGAGTCCACTGCGATTCATCTTGTTTCTAAGTCTTTGGCGCTATTTGTGCGTCTGTTTCCAACCGCTGAATGTGATACTCAATTAAGTGATGAGTTTAACCGCAGAGTACGTCAAGATTATGAGGAGATCAGAGACTTTTTGGTGTTGCACTACTGCACGACACAAAGGGATGACACTCCTTTTTGGCGCTGGTGTCAGCAGATGGAGCTCCCTGTGAAATTAAAAGCCAAGCTTGATCTGTTTAAGGTTCATGGGGGGCTTATTCCTGGGACTGAAGAGCTATTCCAGCCCACGAGTTGGTATGCAGTTTTTGATGGTATGGGGGTTGAGCCCGTTGGCTATAATCCGACATTGGATGCCATTGATTACCACAAATTGAAGCAAAGTTTACATAGTGGCAAAACGGCAATCCAAACCAGCGCAGCTACTCAGCCAAGCCATGATGAGTTTTTACGCACCTATTGCCCAGCTCCTAAAATTTAA
- a CDS encoding tryptophan halogenase family protein: MMENSKQVIRSIVIVGGGTSGWMTAAALSHFFKDKPVKLTLIESSTIGTIGVGEATIPTLRRFYSKLGFSDFDVIKATNATCKLGIEFKDWKQKGSRFIHPFGLFGQGTKEVDFHHYWNRARLAGEAELLSEFSLGASLALNNKFVLPSITPSSQLDIFDWALHFDAALFANLMKEFSLAHGVMLKDNVVEKVNVAQSTGNIASVTLDSGELVEGDLFVDCSGFKSLLLQEALKTGYQDWSDYLVCDRAVAVQTQARENPIVRTISQAQESGWTWKIPLQHRTGNGHVYSSQFISDDEATSTLVEQLDGEMLHTPRMFSFTPGRAEKAWNKNCIAVGLSSGFLEPLESTSIALVETAIEKILLSVKDASYTEQVRDRFNQVTALEYERVRDFIILHYKLTHRTDSAMWRYCQQMAIPEELASKMQAFSRDGSIKSYPWEIFGKDSWLAIYDGFDFRPDNFSPKALNMELGYLKKHLNFMKSSIDNAVELAPTHAEFLAQVAADEA, encoded by the coding sequence ATGATGGAAAATTCAAAACAGGTGATAAGGTCAATTGTTATCGTTGGAGGCGGCACATCTGGGTGGATGACTGCGGCTGCATTGAGTCATTTCTTTAAGGATAAACCCGTTAAGTTAACCTTAATTGAGTCCTCTACAATAGGTACTATTGGTGTAGGCGAAGCGACAATCCCAACCTTAAGGCGTTTCTACAGCAAGCTAGGCTTTAGTGATTTTGATGTGATAAAGGCGACCAATGCCACTTGTAAACTAGGCATTGAGTTTAAGGATTGGAAGCAAAAAGGCAGCCGCTTTATTCATCCGTTTGGGCTGTTTGGTCAGGGGACAAAAGAGGTTGATTTTCATCACTATTGGAACCGAGCTCGGCTAGCCGGTGAGGCTGAATTACTTTCCGAGTTTTCCCTAGGGGCATCCCTTGCCCTTAATAATAAGTTTGTACTGCCGTCAATTACTCCATCGAGTCAGTTAGATATCTTTGATTGGGCGCTTCATTTCGATGCAGCCCTGTTTGCTAACTTGATGAAAGAGTTTTCACTTGCCCACGGTGTGATGCTTAAAGATAATGTGGTTGAGAAGGTTAATGTCGCGCAAAGTACAGGCAATATTGCCAGTGTGACACTTGACAGTGGTGAGCTGGTTGAAGGCGATCTATTTGTCGACTGTTCTGGGTTTAAGTCGCTGCTGTTACAAGAGGCATTGAAAACAGGTTATCAAGACTGGAGTGACTATCTTGTTTGCGATCGCGCAGTGGCAGTGCAAACTCAGGCGCGAGAAAATCCTATTGTACGTACAATCTCTCAAGCACAAGAGTCCGGCTGGACTTGGAAGATCCCACTGCAGCATAGAACGGGTAATGGTCATGTCTATTCGAGTCAGTTTATCTCAGATGATGAGGCAACCTCTACACTGGTGGAGCAGCTTGATGGCGAGATGCTGCACACGCCAAGAATGTTTAGTTTTACCCCAGGCCGAGCCGAGAAAGCGTGGAATAAAAACTGTATTGCTGTGGGGTTATCCTCAGGCTTCTTAGAGCCGTTAGAGAGCACGAGTATCGCTTTGGTAGAAACTGCTATAGAGAAAATTCTGCTATCAGTAAAAGATGCAAGTTATACCGAGCAGGTAAGGGATCGTTTTAATCAAGTGACAGCGCTTGAATATGAGCGGGTAAGAGATTTTATCATTTTACATTACAAGCTCACTCATCGAACAGATTCTGCAATGTGGCGTTACTGCCAGCAGATGGCTATTCCAGAGGAGCTTGCATCGAAAATGCAGGCCTTTAGCCGCGACGGTAGTATCAAATCTTACCCTTGGGAGATCTTTGGTAAAGATAGTTGGCTTGCGATCTATGACGGTTTTGATTTTAGGCCGGATAATTTTAGTCCTAAAGCTCTGAATATGGAGCTGGGTTATCTGAAAAAACATCTGAACTTTATGAAGAGCAGCATCGATAACGCCGTTGAGTTGGCGCCGACACATGCTGAGTTTCTCGCTCAAGTTGCAGCAGATGAGGCGTAA
- a CDS encoding family 20 glycosylhydrolase, with protein sequence MWQQLVIFLNSVLLVSVCINANAKPINIMPLPAELKIAPDSTHFHISPALSFATSGIPDNNALQFKQTMQELLAARIQTNLTLNSINDDVKSSDKPDVLVKLTQQPLNRPPQLGDDESYELDISSTQLTLIASNELGIKHGLNTLSQLLLTTPQGIGKADIPAIVIKDKPRYPWRGLLIDSVRHFMPIETIKRQLDGMASAKLNVFHWHLTDDQGWRIESKIYPALHQKASDGKFYTQAEITSIVEYASHKGIRVVPELDLPGHASAIAVAYPELMSAEGPYEMERQWGVFEPILDPTNPEVYQFIDKLVGELTTLFPDHYLHIGGDEVPPTQWLNNESITEYMQKNALLNAEDLQAHFNQKVNKILAQHKRFMMGWDEIFHPKLPSDILVQSWRGLDSLSQITAAGYQGLLSTGFYIDQAQYTDYHYRNDPQSEPAPLVALLPADVQGEVWQFTMPRYKGSPIHGELLIVHDSQPYAYLSLNGKLSKKVNKLILSENKIEYRIDTWMGPTTAEFTISNDTVLAGHIFVGNTLYPITGQRSALAQASQLTKAKLKQAPVELIADHNKVLGGEATIWSELITHENIDIRVWPRLYAIAERLWSPKELTDSQNMYQRLASISSYSQRYIGLEHKQQQQQGLQNLVAQNSDISPLQLLAETVEPAHYYTRHHLKFQANEYHQQAPLNRFVDYLDVESLPLIFLHQGLAKAKDKESLEFANALNLIETALLKWQKNQPRLKQLIDQSPKLHSIKQVAELNDKTLNLGIELVKLCRNNSLTELSALDDELISILSYKGEVVLASAHLLRELIRRCR encoded by the coding sequence ATGTGGCAACAACTGGTAATTTTTCTAAATAGTGTCCTCTTGGTGTCAGTTTGCATAAATGCAAATGCCAAACCTATTAATATTATGCCGCTTCCAGCCGAGCTAAAAATAGCTCCCGACTCAACTCATTTTCATATCTCTCCAGCGCTATCATTTGCCACCTCTGGTATCCCTGATAACAATGCGCTGCAATTTAAACAAACCATGCAAGAGCTCTTAGCAGCCAGAATCCAAACGAATTTAACACTCAACTCCATCAATGACGATGTCAAAAGTAGTGATAAGCCAGATGTTCTAGTTAAACTGACGCAGCAACCACTAAACCGTCCACCTCAACTCGGTGATGATGAAAGTTATGAGCTAGATATCAGCTCAACACAGCTCACCCTTATTGCTAGCAATGAGCTAGGTATCAAACATGGGCTTAACACTCTCAGCCAGCTACTACTAACGACACCGCAGGGGATAGGTAAAGCAGATATCCCTGCGATCGTGATAAAAGATAAACCTCGTTATCCTTGGCGCGGCTTGCTGATTGATAGTGTGCGTCACTTTATGCCAATTGAAACCATTAAGCGTCAACTCGACGGTATGGCTTCGGCAAAGCTCAATGTTTTTCATTGGCACCTAACTGACGATCAAGGCTGGAGGATCGAATCAAAAATCTACCCAGCACTGCATCAAAAGGCATCTGATGGAAAGTTCTATACTCAAGCTGAGATAACCTCGATTGTTGAGTACGCCTCTCACAAAGGGATCCGTGTAGTGCCAGAGTTAGATCTACCAGGGCATGCTTCAGCAATCGCGGTGGCCTATCCAGAGTTAATGAGCGCAGAAGGCCCCTATGAAATGGAGCGGCAATGGGGGGTATTTGAGCCTATTCTCGATCCTACAAACCCCGAGGTTTATCAGTTTATCGATAAACTAGTCGGTGAGTTGACCACTCTTTTTCCCGATCATTACTTGCATATAGGCGGCGATGAGGTCCCACCGACTCAGTGGCTCAATAATGAAAGTATCACAGAGTATATGCAAAAGAATGCGTTGCTTAATGCAGAAGATCTTCAGGCACACTTTAATCAAAAAGTGAATAAGATCTTGGCTCAACACAAACGATTTATGATGGGCTGGGATGAGATATTTCATCCTAAATTACCTTCAGATATATTGGTACAGTCATGGCGTGGGCTCGACTCACTTTCGCAAATTACCGCCGCTGGATATCAAGGCTTGCTCTCAACAGGCTTTTATATCGATCAGGCACAATATACTGACTATCACTATCGCAATGACCCACAAAGTGAGCCCGCCCCCTTAGTAGCCTTATTGCCCGCAGATGTTCAGGGCGAGGTATGGCAATTTACTATGCCAAGGTATAAAGGCTCTCCTATTCATGGTGAGTTATTGATTGTTCACGATAGCCAACCCTATGCTTACCTGAGCCTCAACGGGAAATTATCCAAAAAAGTCAATAAACTCATACTCTCAGAGAATAAGATTGAGTACCGTATAGATACCTGGATGGGGCCAACCACAGCGGAGTTCACCATATCGAACGACACTGTTTTAGCCGGGCACATATTTGTCGGCAACACGCTTTACCCAATCACAGGACAACGCTCAGCGCTAGCTCAGGCAAGTCAGTTAACTAAAGCAAAATTAAAACAAGCTCCTGTAGAGCTCATTGCTGATCATAATAAGGTTTTAGGTGGTGAGGCGACGATATGGTCTGAGCTTATCACCCATGAAAATATCGACATCAGAGTCTGGCCACGACTATATGCTATCGCTGAGCGTTTGTGGTCGCCAAAAGAGCTCACCGATAGTCAAAATATGTATCAACGTTTAGCTTCAATAAGCAGCTATAGCCAGCGCTATATCGGCCTTGAACATAAACAGCAGCAACAGCAAGGGCTACAAAACTTAGTCGCTCAAAATAGCGACATATCGCCTTTACAACTGCTGGCTGAAACGGTGGAACCTGCACACTACTACACTCGCCACCACCTCAAATTTCAAGCCAATGAGTATCATCAGCAAGCGCCACTGAATCGATTTGTGGACTACCTTGATGTTGAGAGCCTGCCATTGATTTTTTTACATCAAGGGTTAGCGAAGGCAAAAGATAAGGAGAGTCTAGAGTTCGCCAATGCTCTAAATCTGATTGAGACAGCACTGCTAAAGTGGCAAAAAAATCAACCAAGGTTAAAGCAACTCATTGACCAATCGCCCAAGTTACACAGTATCAAGCAGGTAGCAGAGCTAAATGATAAAACCCTCAACTTAGGCATCGAACTAGTTAAACTATGCCGCAACAACAGCTTAACTGAACTTAGTGCCCTAGATGATGAGTTAATCTCAATCTTGTCTTATAAAGGAGAGGTTGTCCTAGCATCGGCTCACTTGCTACGCGAACTGATAAGGAGATGTCGCTAA